The Paraphotobacterium marinum genome contains a region encoding:
- a CDS encoding FeoC-like transcriptional regulator, translating into MNNLIDVRNYIRTKRKVHSRQMKREFKGSTRLLDALIEKLVLKGVVEILDDSQSSSCSKSGCNSCNQKIENTVYCWKEKHTIEVCML; encoded by the coding sequence ATGAATAATTTAATAGATGTCCGTAATTATATAAGAACCAAAAGAAAAGTGCATAGTAGACAAATGAAACGAGAGTTTAAAGGTTCAACACGACTACTAGATGCTTTGATTGAGAAGCTTGTTTTAAAAGGTGTCGTTGAAATATTGGATGATTCTCAGAGCTCATCTTGTTCAAAAAGTGGCTGTAATTCTTGTAACCAAAAAATAGAAAACACAGTTTATTGTTGGAAAGAGAAACACACAATTGAGGTATGTATGTTATAA
- the coxB gene encoding cytochrome c oxidase subunit II, producing MNKSLFFIFFFIATSVFGENNQDMNWNLTKGASRVSSEVYSLHMIVFYICLAILIFVCGLILFSIIRFHKSKNHVPSTKSHSLRLEVLWTIIPFIILITMAVPATKTLISMEDTSSSNLTVLVTGSQWKWHYKYLDTNISFYSNLATSPYEISNQRIKRDNYLLEVDNPLVIPINQKVRFLVTSDDVIHSWWVPDFAIKKDANPGFINEAWTIVNRAGTYRGQCAELCGKNHGFMPIVVIAKEQTEFKKWLLNQEKKMEQIKLEEKK from the coding sequence ATGAATAAATCTTTATTTTTTATCTTTTTTTTTATCGCTACTTCTGTATTCGGTGAAAACAATCAAGACATGAACTGGAATCTTACTAAAGGTGCTAGCAGAGTAAGCTCAGAAGTATATTCTTTACACATGATTGTTTTTTACATTTGTTTGGCAATTTTAATATTTGTTTGTGGTCTAATTTTATTTTCAATCATAAGATTCCATAAATCTAAAAACCATGTCCCATCCACAAAGTCACATAGTCTTAGATTAGAGGTTTTATGGACAATTATTCCATTCATTATTTTAATTACAATGGCTGTTCCAGCAACTAAAACTCTAATTTCGATGGAGGATACATCATCATCTAACTTAACAGTGTTAGTTACTGGTTCTCAGTGGAAATGGCATTATAAATACCTTGATACTAATATCAGTTTTTACTCTAATCTAGCAACCTCTCCTTATGAAATATCTAATCAAAGAATAAAAAGAGATAATTATCTTTTGGAAGTTGATAATCCTTTAGTTATTCCAATAAATCAGAAAGTGAGATTTCTAGTAACTTCTGATGATGTTATTCATTCATGGTGGGTTCCTGACTTTGCTATAAAAAAAGATGCTAATCCAGGATTTATTAATGAAGCATGGACCATAGTAAATAGAGCGGGGACCTACAGAGGACAGTGTGCAGAGTTGTGTGGTAAAAATCACGGTTTTATGCCAATTGTGGTTATAGCAAAAGAACAAACTGAATTCAAAAAGTGGTTGCTTAATCAAGAAAAAAAAATGGAACAAATTAAGTTGGAAGAGAAAAAATAA
- a CDS encoding c-type cytochrome has product MELGESVYIQYCSACHQINGKGLKGIFPKLDGSPLAIQEDKVREHINIVLYGKTGSSMQAYKNQLTLKEIAAVITYERNAWSNKTDRLVQPSEIKKYFK; this is encoded by the coding sequence ATGGAGTTAGGAGAATCTGTTTATATTCAATATTGCTCTGCCTGCCATCAAATTAACGGCAAAGGATTAAAAGGTATTTTTCCTAAACTTGATGGTTCTCCGTTAGCTATTCAAGAGGATAAAGTTAGAGAACACATTAATATTGTTTTGTATGGAAAGACAGGATCATCGATGCAAGCTTACAAGAATCAGCTGACCTTAAAAGAAATTGCGGCAGTAATAACATATGAACGAAATGCATGGAGTAATAAAACGGATCGTTTAGTCCAACCATCAGAGATCAAAAAGTACTTCAAATAA